A stretch of Bradyrhizobium diazoefficiens DNA encodes these proteins:
- a CDS encoding MFS transporter, with product MSTEAVIQSEVRSTVEEIPHVKRAIAAGVWGTVVEWYDYAVYGFLALTIAQAFFPSKDDTTALLSAFAAFGVGFVARPLGGIVIGRIGDVYGRKTALVLSLLLMALSTVGIGLVPAYESIGIAAPVLLVFCRIVQGFSAGGEWGGATAFMVEWAPSNKRGFYGSLQQASVAGGLLIGSGAAALVATLLSPEQMSNWGWRIPFLLGGVLLPLGMYIRKNVDDTPAFREVKAQKRVSRDVPWRAALQAFGFTILWTVSFYTMLSYMPTFTQKYAGLARAEALWSNTIGLLVITAAIPLMGLISDRVGRKPLILISVLSFLVLSYPLFSALLTYSSLAVAILVQVIFALMLATFSGPGPAAIAELFPTDGRSTWMSTAYSLSVAIFGGFAPYIATLLISSTGSPLAPTFYLIGAAVVSTIAVVSLKETAHSKLM from the coding sequence ATGTCAACGGAAGCAGTGATCCAGTCAGAGGTTAGAAGCACCGTAGAAGAAATCCCGCACGTGAAGAGAGCGATCGCCGCTGGCGTATGGGGTACTGTCGTTGAATGGTACGACTACGCAGTCTACGGCTTTCTCGCCCTCACCATCGCGCAAGCCTTCTTTCCCTCAAAAGATGACACGACAGCGTTGCTGTCGGCCTTCGCAGCGTTTGGCGTTGGTTTCGTCGCGCGACCGCTCGGCGGGATCGTGATCGGACGCATTGGTGACGTCTATGGTCGCAAGACAGCGTTGGTGCTGTCATTGTTGCTAATGGCACTTTCTACGGTAGGCATCGGCTTGGTCCCGGCCTACGAATCAATCGGAATTGCAGCTCCGGTCCTCCTGGTCTTTTGTCGAATTGTGCAAGGCTTTTCCGCAGGGGGCGAGTGGGGTGGCGCGACAGCCTTCATGGTCGAGTGGGCGCCGTCCAACAAGCGCGGCTTCTATGGAAGTCTACAACAAGCCAGCGTCGCTGGCGGATTGCTAATCGGCTCCGGAGCGGCCGCCCTGGTGGCGACACTGTTGTCGCCAGAGCAAATGAGCAACTGGGGGTGGCGCATCCCATTCCTCCTCGGAGGCGTGCTCCTGCCGCTCGGAATGTATATTCGCAAGAATGTAGACGATACCCCTGCGTTCCGTGAAGTTAAGGCGCAGAAGCGGGTTTCCCGCGACGTGCCGTGGCGTGCAGCGCTTCAAGCGTTCGGGTTCACGATTCTTTGGACGGTCAGTTTCTACACAATGCTCAGCTACATGCCGACCTTTACGCAAAAGTATGCCGGCCTGGCCCGTGCGGAGGCGTTGTGGTCCAACACAATCGGGCTGCTCGTGATCACCGCAGCGATCCCGTTGATGGGGCTGATCTCCGATCGGGTGGGCCGCAAGCCGCTGATCCTAATCTCGGTGCTGAGCTTCCTCGTGTTGAGCTACCCATTGTTCTCGGCGCTGCTTACGTACTCCAGCCTCGCTGTTGCAATCCTGGTGCAGGTAATCTTCGCCCTGATGCTCGCGACCTTCTCGGGACCCGGGCCGGCGGCAATCGCCGAGTTGTTCCCGACGGACGGGCGTTCAACCTGGATGTCGACTGCCTATAGCCTATCAGTTGCGATCTTCGGAGGCTTCGCGCCTTACATCGCAACGCTCCTCATCAGTTCAACGGGCTCACCTTTAGCTCCGACGTTCTATCTGATCGGAGCGGCTGTCGTTTCGACAATTGCCGTGGTTTCGCTGAAGGAAACGGCTCATTCGAAGCTGATGTAA
- a CDS encoding polysaccharide deacetylase codes for MSRHIACLTFDFDAMSGMIARGLTTPTPISRGEFGVIGVRRILALLAKYGLKASFFVPGVVIGTYPKAVEDILAAGHEIGNHGWTHVPPANMSREEEERGLVRANELINQFTGSNPAGYRSPSWDLSVHTVDLLLKNGFLYESSLMGDDHMPHQVRQGDKVELEEAMVFGAETPLIEMPISWSLDDFVHFEFLRTQTSLMQGLMASNAVLQNWTDDFEYMTRACDWGVLTYTCHPYVIGRGHRMMMLERLISALLERGAVFLTMREAAEEYRRLRETKSKI; via the coding sequence ATGAGCAGACATATCGCGTGCTTAACGTTCGACTTCGACGCCATGTCCGGCATGATCGCCAGAGGGCTGACCACGCCAACCCCAATCTCGCGGGGGGAATTTGGCGTCATCGGCGTGCGTCGAATTCTCGCGCTACTAGCGAAGTATGGCCTGAAAGCATCGTTCTTCGTTCCCGGCGTGGTCATCGGAACATATCCGAAGGCCGTGGAGGACATTCTCGCCGCGGGACATGAGATCGGCAATCATGGGTGGACGCACGTGCCTCCCGCGAACATGTCGCGGGAGGAGGAAGAGCGTGGATTGGTTCGGGCAAACGAACTCATCAACCAATTCACGGGTTCTAACCCCGCAGGATACAGGTCGCCTTCATGGGATCTCAGTGTCCATACCGTCGATCTTCTACTGAAGAACGGCTTCTTGTACGAAAGCAGTTTGATGGGTGACGATCACATGCCCCATCAAGTAAGGCAGGGCGACAAGGTCGAGTTGGAAGAGGCAATGGTCTTCGGCGCGGAGACGCCTCTCATCGAGATGCCAATCAGTTGGTCTTTGGATGACTTTGTGCATTTCGAGTTCCTTAGAACTCAAACGTCGCTCATGCAGGGATTGATGGCTTCTAACGCCGTCCTGCAAAACTGGACGGATGATTTCGAGTATATGACGCGAGCGTGCGACTGGGGCGTGCTCACATACACGTGCCATCCGTACGTCATCGGTAGAGGACACCGAATGATGATGTTGGAGCGCTTGATCTCGGCTCTGCTAGAGCGAGGAGCGGTCTTTTTGACCATGCGAGAGGCTGCCGAAGAATACCGTCGTCTCAGAGAGACGAAATCGAAGATTTGA
- a CDS encoding D-amino acid dehydrogenase, with amino-acid sequence MSHIVIVGAGITGVTSAYALLERGHQVTVLDRHRYPAMETSFANGGQLSACNAEVWNNPATIVKGLRWMLRRDAPLLLRVAPSWHKYSWLAEFVWQIRNYRENTIDTTRLAISARHYLFGVAERENIKFDLERRGILHVFQDKKGFEAGLKVNDLLRQGGLDRHPVTAEEIRSIEPALQAACYGGFFTPSDSTGDIHKFCRGLAEACMRRGATFNFEANVERLVPGHNHVQVGWTNRSGDADSIDADAIVICAGVSSRRFAAMLGDRINIYPVKGYSITVGLNSKKSQISAPRVSLLDEAAKIVTSRLGEDRFRVAGTAEFNGDNRDVRADRIDPLISWVRRHFPDVETSKVASWAGLRPMMPNMMPVVRAGSRPGIFYNTGHGHLGWTLSAATAELLAELIGPIRTHGERRSAA; translated from the coding sequence ATGAGCCACATCGTCATAGTAGGCGCCGGCATCACCGGCGTAACGTCTGCGTATGCCTTGCTTGAACGAGGCCACCAAGTAACCGTCTTGGACCGTCACCGGTATCCAGCAATGGAAACCTCGTTTGCGAACGGCGGACAATTGTCGGCTTGCAACGCAGAGGTATGGAACAACCCGGCAACGATCGTTAAGGGCTTGAGGTGGATGTTACGGAGGGATGCGCCACTCCTTTTGCGAGTTGCTCCGAGCTGGCATAAGTACTCGTGGCTCGCCGAGTTCGTCTGGCAAATTCGAAACTATCGCGAAAACACTATCGATACGACGAGACTGGCGATCTCTGCGCGCCATTATCTTTTCGGCGTGGCGGAGCGAGAGAATATCAAGTTTGACCTGGAGCGCCGCGGCATTCTTCATGTCTTTCAGGACAAGAAGGGGTTCGAGGCGGGCTTGAAGGTTAACGATCTGCTTCGACAAGGAGGGCTTGACCGCCATCCCGTGACAGCAGAGGAGATTCGGTCGATCGAACCGGCGCTTCAAGCGGCGTGTTACGGCGGATTCTTCACGCCATCCGACTCGACTGGCGACATACATAAATTTTGCCGTGGTCTAGCCGAAGCTTGCATGCGGCGTGGGGCAACGTTCAATTTCGAGGCGAATGTTGAACGACTAGTTCCAGGACACAATCACGTCCAGGTAGGTTGGACCAATCGTTCAGGTGATGCAGACTCGATAGATGCCGACGCGATCGTCATCTGCGCCGGAGTTTCAAGCAGACGATTCGCCGCCATGCTTGGAGATCGAATAAACATCTATCCTGTGAAGGGTTACTCGATAACCGTCGGGCTCAATTCTAAGAAGAGCCAAATATCTGCTCCACGTGTGAGCCTGTTGGACGAGGCGGCCAAGATTGTGACGAGCAGGCTAGGCGAGGATCGTTTCAGGGTGGCTGGAACGGCCGAGTTCAATGGCGATAATCGCGACGTGCGGGCGGATCGTATTGACCCACTAATATCATGGGTGCGTCGCCACTTTCCAGACGTTGAGACGTCGAAAGTAGCGTCATGGGCAGGTCTGCGACCTATGATGCCAAACATGATGCCCGTGGTTCGTGCCGGATCGCGCCCAGGTATCTTCTATAATACCGGACACGGACATCTTGGCTGGACGCTCTCGGCCGCTACGGCGGAGCTTCTTGCCGAGTTGATTGGGCCGATTCGGACTCACGGCGAGAGGCGATCTGCTGCATAG
- a CDS encoding AtzH-like domain-containing protein, whose amino-acid sequence MQLNLEGPLAELTKAFREYEAALASNRQEILDHLFFNSPKTIRYGVAENLYGHREISAYRKNRSKIGGAPKRKVTREVITTFGNDMGTTDIEYVREATGLVGRQSQT is encoded by the coding sequence GTGCAGCTTAATCTTGAAGGACCTTTAGCAGAACTCACCAAGGCGTTCCGGGAGTACGAAGCTGCTCTTGCATCAAACAGGCAGGAGATTCTTGATCATCTGTTCTTCAATTCCCCGAAGACCATCAGGTATGGCGTAGCCGAAAACCTGTACGGGCACAGGGAAATAAGCGCCTATCGCAAAAATCGTTCAAAGATCGGGGGCGCACCTAAGCGGAAGGTTACGCGCGAAGTTATCACCACGTTCGGAAACGATATGGGCACCACAGATATTGAGTATGTGCGCGAGGCAACCGGACTTGTCGGCCGCCAGTCGCAAACTTAG
- a CDS encoding cupin domain-containing protein: MSLDIGDRLRYLRIRHKLSQRQLAKRAGVPNSTVSLIESNQMNPSVGALKRILDGIPIGLAEFFSFEPEQASKVFYQSEELVEIGKGKISYRQIGEHLIGRALQILRERYAPGADTGKVLLAHDGEEGGIILSGRLEVTVDGERKVLGPGDAYYFASRKPHRFRCVGPIACEVISACTPPTF, encoded by the coding sequence ATGAGCCTAGATATTGGAGATAGACTGCGCTACTTGCGCATTCGGCACAAACTATCTCAACGACAACTTGCCAAACGGGCGGGGGTGCCGAACTCCACGGTCTCTCTGATCGAATCCAATCAGATGAACCCGTCGGTTGGCGCCCTAAAGCGCATCCTAGATGGCATTCCGATCGGGTTGGCCGAGTTCTTTTCGTTTGAACCGGAGCAAGCGAGCAAGGTGTTTTACCAGTCCGAAGAACTTGTAGAAATTGGCAAGGGGAAGATCTCCTATCGCCAAATTGGCGAGCACCTCATCGGCCGGGCGCTCCAGATCCTGCGCGAGCGCTACGCGCCGGGCGCGGACACCGGGAAGGTGCTTCTCGCCCATGATGGCGAGGAAGGTGGCATCATTCTATCTGGTCGCCTGGAAGTGACGGTAGACGGTGAGCGCAAAGTGCTCGGCCCAGGTGATGCTTACTACTTTGCCAGCCGCAAACCGCACCGCTTCCGGTGCGTGGGACCGATAGCTTGCGAAGTCATTAGCGCCTGTACACCGCCAACGTTCTAA
- a CDS encoding CoA-acylating methylmalonate-semialdehyde dehydrogenase, which produces MSQSIGHYIGGRRFAGEGTRTQPAFNPATGERSGTLSLASRADVDRAVAAAVQASEGWAVTTPLRRARILNKFLRILEERTAQLATVISAEHGKVHADAVGESQRGMEVVEFATGAPHLLKGEITENVGSRVDSHSLRQPLGVVAGITPFNFPAMVPMWMFPVALACGNCFILKPSERDPSASLLIAEWLKEAGLPDGVFSVVQGDKEAVDALLHHPDISAISFVGSTPIARYIYETAAKHGKRCQALGGAKNHMVVLPDADLDQAVDALMGAAYGSAGERCMAISVAVPIGERTADVLMAKLTPRVGALKIGPGTDPEAEMGPLVTKQHQGKVIEYIDSGVSEGAKLVVDGRGFKMQGYEGGYFVGGTLFDHVKPNMKIYKEEIFGPVLSVVRAQDYKEAANLINKHEFGNGTAIFTRDGDAAREFAHQIKVGMVGINVPIPVPMAFHSFGGWKASLF; this is translated from the coding sequence ATGTCTCAATCGATCGGTCATTACATCGGCGGTCGGCGCTTTGCCGGCGAAGGCACAAGGACGCAGCCGGCATTTAATCCAGCTACAGGCGAGCGGTCTGGAACGCTTTCTCTCGCGAGCCGTGCAGACGTCGATCGCGCCGTGGCGGCTGCGGTCCAGGCTTCCGAAGGTTGGGCGGTGACGACGCCTCTGCGTCGTGCGCGCATCCTCAACAAATTCCTCCGCATCCTCGAGGAACGGACGGCGCAGCTGGCGACCGTGATCAGTGCCGAGCATGGCAAGGTTCACGCCGATGCCGTCGGCGAAAGTCAGCGTGGCATGGAAGTTGTTGAGTTCGCCACGGGTGCGCCGCATCTGCTGAAGGGCGAGATCACCGAAAATGTCGGGTCGCGTGTAGACAGCCATTCGTTGCGCCAACCGCTCGGCGTTGTGGCGGGCATCACCCCGTTCAATTTTCCCGCGATGGTGCCGATGTGGATGTTTCCCGTCGCTCTCGCCTGCGGCAATTGCTTCATACTGAAGCCGTCCGAGCGTGATCCGTCGGCCTCGCTTCTGATCGCCGAGTGGCTCAAGGAGGCTGGGTTGCCCGATGGCGTTTTCAGCGTGGTTCAAGGCGATAAGGAAGCGGTCGATGCCTTGCTGCATCACCCGGACATCAGCGCAATCAGCTTCGTAGGATCGACGCCGATCGCACGATACATCTATGAGACCGCCGCCAAGCACGGAAAGCGTTGCCAGGCTTTGGGGGGTGCCAAGAACCATATGGTGGTTCTGCCGGACGCAGACCTCGATCAAGCCGTCGACGCCCTGATGGGTGCGGCTTACGGATCCGCAGGCGAGCGATGCATGGCCATTTCGGTCGCCGTACCGATCGGCGAGCGCACTGCCGATGTCTTGATGGCGAAGCTCACCCCGCGGGTTGGCGCGCTCAAGATCGGACCTGGCACGGATCCCGAGGCGGAAATGGGGCCGTTGGTAACGAAGCAACACCAGGGAAAGGTGATCGAGTATATCGATTCGGGCGTCAGCGAAGGTGCGAAGCTCGTCGTCGATGGCCGAGGCTTCAAGATGCAAGGCTACGAGGGCGGCTATTTCGTGGGCGGTACCCTGTTCGATCACGTCAAGCCAAACATGAAGATCTACAAGGAAGAGATCTTTGGCCCCGTGCTGTCGGTCGTTCGTGCTCAAGATTACAAGGAGGCGGCCAACCTGATCAACAAGCATGAGTTCGGCAACGGCACCGCGATTTTTACGCGCGATGGGGATGCCGCCCGAGAATTTGCGCATCAGATCAAGGTCGGCATGGTCGGCATCAATGTCCCGATCCCAGTGCCTATGGCGTTCCACTCGTTCGGCGGATGGAAGGCGTCGCTGTTTTAG
- a CDS encoding Fic family protein, with protein MPTHLGDKEEDISAALDRGEPVSSMEPLLIREDSRHRSELTDLAVELVGKSAGFKRSLPQSLIGSLADLIRAMNCYYSNLIEGHDTHPVDIERALKNDYSADPRKRDLQLEAKAHIAVQKWIDEGHLRGRAPTIEGVRDIHRRFCEHLPDAMLWIEEPDTKERLRVVPGELRLRGVKVGRHIAVSPGAVPRFLSYFEKAYSGAGKADAILAAAAAHHRLLWIHPFLDGNGRVTRLMSHAMLLEALDTGAVWSVARGLARSEAAYKQHLIQCDLPRRNDLDGRGNLSEETLASFTRFFLKTCIDQVNFMESLMQPNRLRARILLWAEEETRLSKLPPKAGAVVEAILYRGELPRGDVAALLDLTPRHARRIVSELLSRGVLTSRGSRDPLLLAFPATLASRWMPGLFPEHTAND; from the coding sequence ATGCCAACTCATCTTGGGGACAAAGAAGAGGACATTTCGGCGGCTCTTGATCGCGGCGAGCCGGTTTCTTCCATGGAACCGCTGCTCATTCGAGAAGATTCCCGCCATCGAAGCGAACTGACCGATTTGGCGGTTGAGCTCGTGGGCAAGTCGGCCGGCTTCAAGAGAAGCCTACCGCAGAGCCTGATAGGCTCCTTGGCCGATCTCATCCGAGCGATGAACTGCTATTACAGCAACCTCATCGAGGGACACGATACTCACCCGGTCGACATAGAACGCGCCCTGAAGAACGACTATAGCGCAGATCCCCGAAAGCGCGATCTTCAGCTCGAAGCCAAGGCGCACATCGCAGTGCAAAAATGGATCGACGAAGGTCATCTCCGCGGTCGCGCCCCGACCATAGAGGGCGTTCGGGATATCCACCGCCGCTTCTGCGAGCACCTTCCCGACGCGATGTTATGGATCGAAGAACCCGATACGAAGGAACGACTTCGTGTTGTGCCCGGCGAATTGCGGCTTCGCGGCGTCAAAGTGGGACGTCATATTGCCGTCAGCCCTGGCGCTGTTCCACGCTTCCTCTCCTATTTCGAGAAAGCTTACAGCGGTGCAGGAAAAGCCGACGCCATTCTGGCTGCGGCTGCCGCGCATCATCGCCTTTTGTGGATTCACCCCTTTCTCGACGGTAATGGCCGAGTCACGAGGCTGATGTCGCACGCCATGCTGTTGGAAGCGCTCGATACCGGGGCCGTTTGGTCGGTGGCGCGCGGGCTTGCTCGTAGTGAGGCCGCATATAAGCAGCATCTCATCCAATGCGACCTTCCGCGACGCAACGACCTGGACGGCCGCGGCAACCTCAGTGAAGAAACGCTCGCATCCTTCACGCGCTTCTTCCTCAAGACCTGCATTGACCAAGTGAACTTCATGGAATCGCTGATGCAGCCAAATCGGCTGCGCGCGCGCATATTGCTGTGGGCCGAGGAAGAAACTCGCCTCAGCAAACTCCCCCCCAAAGCGGGCGCCGTAGTCGAAGCAATCCTCTATCGAGGCGAGCTTCCGCGTGGTGATGTCGCCGCTCTTCTCGATCTCACACCACGTCATGCACGGCGCATCGTGTCAGAACTCCTCAGCCGTGGCGTCCTTACCTCAAGGGGATCACGCGATCCGTTGCTGTTGGCTTTTCCTGCCACCCTTGCCTCGCGATGGATGCCAGGACTCTTTCCGGAGCACACGGCGAATGACTGA
- a CDS encoding diguanylate cyclase, whose product MDARPRRSGTPCSAAIIDLDFFKRISGRYGRPVGDEVLRSFAVSVAADIRASTKLGRYGARNST is encoded by the coding sequence CTGGATGCACGACCGCGCCGAAGCGGGACGCCCTGTTCCGCCGCGATCATAGACCTGGACTTCTTCAAAAGGATCAGCGGCAGGTACGGGCGTCCCGTTGGCGATGAGGTGCTGAGGAGCTTCGCCGTTTCGGTGGCGGCCGACATTCGAGCGTCGACAAAGCTGGGTCGTTACGGAGCGAGGAATTCCACCTGA
- a CDS encoding MarR family transcriptional regulator yields MELLDPMPPNLSGRTKRLGKGPDAGQDVLRQFTWEIRSINVCLDDLRCFQANALGITGPQMMILMAVTELERDGGVPVNVVAKLMNIGSSFITKHSKELENKRFLRRTPGPKDARLVHLSLTENARKTSCEHRGPAGRARSVCF; encoded by the coding sequence ATGGAGCTCCTGGATCCGATGCCGCCGAATTTATCTGGGCGAACAAAACGGCTCGGAAAAGGGCCAGACGCGGGTCAGGATGTACTCAGGCAATTCACATGGGAGATCAGATCAATCAATGTGTGTCTGGACGACCTTCGCTGCTTCCAGGCGAATGCGCTCGGTATCACTGGACCGCAAATGATGATCTTGATGGCTGTAACCGAGTTGGAACGCGACGGCGGTGTTCCTGTCAATGTCGTTGCAAAACTAATGAACATCGGCTCGTCTTTCATCACGAAACATTCCAAGGAGCTTGAGAACAAACGATTTCTGCGGCGCACTCCAGGCCCAAAGGACGCCCGTCTCGTACATCTGTCTCTAACAGAGAACGCTCGCAAAACGTCTTGCGAGCATCGCGGCCCAGCAGGAAGAGCTCGATCAGTTTGTTTTTGA
- the groEL gene encoding chaperonin GroEL, which translates to MAKIMLYDADARAALARGVDQLARAVVGTLGPKGTNVIMDRPIGTPLVSRDGVSIAAEIELPCRFENLGAQVVREVSAQTNEIAGDGTTTATALANALVQDGVKLVEHEHKAVDVVAGMDHARDLVIKALREGSRPLRQGELRMVASVAATETSLGELIAEALKRVGIEGVVHVEYALPGSPTRLEVDEGLVLDRGFVSHHMATDSPSLAAELDSPAILLTDHKVPSAEPILRILDQLKESGRPLLLVADEIAPEVIAAVMQARLQGRGTVVAINPPEFGHWRKAMMEDLAIMTGGRVIARDLGARIEEVTIADLGNATRARVSASATVILGGNGDKAAIDGRRQLVQKLWDEAPQNIERDKLADRLAKLTRGTALLLAGGATPVEQKRTAQLLEDGLNAARAARGEGVVAGGGTALAQVAAQLDPLVDHEVDGAQAGAMLVRDAIKRPLAIIAGNAGQDGAMIVTRVVAEQPGTGFDARSGRFTDMFEAGVIDPVKVTCAALENAVSVAKLILTTHSLVVDLPEGVDPTAGPARGGGAEVYGRS; encoded by the coding sequence ATGGCCAAGATCATGCTTTACGATGCTGACGCTAGGGCGGCGCTTGCGCGCGGCGTGGACCAGCTTGCCCGCGCTGTAGTCGGCACGCTCGGCCCCAAGGGAACCAACGTCATCATGGATCGCCCGATCGGGACGCCGTTGGTGTCGCGCGATGGTGTCAGCATCGCGGCCGAGATCGAGTTACCCTGCCGGTTCGAGAATCTGGGCGCGCAGGTTGTTCGCGAGGTGTCCGCCCAGACCAATGAGATCGCCGGTGACGGCACCACGACCGCGACAGCGCTCGCCAATGCGCTGGTGCAGGATGGCGTGAAACTGGTCGAGCACGAGCACAAGGCGGTCGACGTTGTCGCCGGCATGGACCACGCCCGCGATCTGGTCATCAAAGCACTGCGAGAGGGCTCTCGGCCGCTGCGTCAGGGCGAATTGCGCATGGTTGCAAGCGTCGCGGCCACCGAGACGTCACTGGGAGAGCTTATAGCGGAAGCGCTCAAGCGGGTCGGCATCGAAGGCGTCGTCCATGTCGAATATGCGTTGCCGGGCTCACCGACGCGGCTGGAGGTCGACGAAGGGCTCGTGCTCGATCGCGGATTCGTATCGCACCATATGGCGACCGACAGTCCAAGCCTGGCCGCCGAACTCGACAGTCCGGCGATCCTGCTGACCGACCACAAAGTGCCATCGGCCGAGCCGATCCTGCGTATCCTCGACCAGCTCAAGGAAAGCGGGCGTCCGCTGCTGCTGGTAGCGGACGAGATCGCGCCTGAGGTCATCGCGGCGGTGATGCAGGCTCGGCTTCAGGGACGTGGCACCGTCGTCGCGATCAATCCGCCGGAATTCGGCCATTGGCGCAAGGCGATGATGGAGGATCTCGCGATCATGACGGGTGGCCGGGTGATCGCGCGCGACCTGGGTGCCCGGATCGAGGAGGTGACGATCGCCGATCTGGGCAATGCGACGCGCGCGAGGGTATCCGCATCCGCGACCGTGATCCTGGGCGGCAATGGCGACAAGGCGGCCATCGACGGGCGGCGGCAACTGGTCCAGAAGCTGTGGGACGAGGCACCGCAGAATATCGAGCGCGACAAGCTGGCCGATCGCCTTGCAAAGCTCACCCGCGGGACCGCGCTCCTGCTCGCAGGCGGCGCCACGCCGGTCGAGCAAAAACGCACGGCGCAACTCCTCGAAGATGGCCTTAACGCAGCCCGGGCTGCCCGTGGCGAAGGTGTGGTGGCCGGTGGCGGTACTGCCCTCGCGCAGGTCGCAGCGCAGCTCGATCCGTTGGTGGATCACGAGGTTGATGGCGCACAGGCCGGTGCGATGCTGGTCCGCGACGCGATCAAGCGCCCATTGGCGATCATCGCGGGCAATGCCGGACAGGATGGCGCTATGATCGTGACACGGGTCGTCGCCGAGCAACCCGGCACGGGCTTCGATGCCAGGAGCGGCAGATTTACCGACATGTTCGAAGCCGGCGTCATTGATCCCGTCAAGGTTACCTGCGCCGCTCTCGAGAATGCGGTGTCGGTGGCCAAGCTGATCCTGACGACCCATTCGCTCGTCGTCGACCTTCCTGAAGGCGTCGATCCTACCGCCGGCCCTGCGCGCGGCGGCGGTGCCGAAGTTTACGGCCGGAGCTGA
- a CDS encoding MmoB/DmpM family protein produces MAVTTEQQLFTPLKDITQERTISHQCGVTMNDSVEARCIAEIMEQRPGIKVTYLPAMIRVDGEGKIVFDMAEISEALGREMTPHIFEISTATHYGRMVMIDENTVILFGDMDEALQYE; encoded by the coding sequence ATGGCCGTTACCACCGAGCAGCAGCTCTTCACGCCGCTCAAGGACATCACCCAGGAACGCACCATCTCGCATCAATGCGGGGTGACGATGAACGACAGCGTCGAGGCACGCTGCATTGCAGAGATTATGGAACAGCGTCCCGGAATCAAGGTCACCTACCTGCCGGCGATGATCCGTGTGGACGGCGAGGGTAAGATCGTCTTCGACATGGCCGAGATCAGCGAGGCGCTCGGCCGCGAGATGACACCGCACATCTTCGAGATTTCCACCGCCACCCATTACGGCCGGATGGTGATGATCGACGAGAACACCGTGATCCTCTTCGGGGACATGGACGAGGCGCTCCAATACGAATGA
- a CDS encoding aromatic/alkene monooxygenase hydroxylase subunit beta, whose product MSGRLMEQEQRSAAAGAKTFPGSDSRAYNYFEPKGRRATHYEDVTVDVQPDPERYLLQNWIMSFGDGTPTYSKEWTALKSSDWQLYRAPDQEWERTHYQRQSTICGMIKNVIDNARRAGAPRRFDKAWVKILQDHLGAFKHAEYGLGTALMRAQRYGYTQMVNNAILTNSSYKLRLAQDLTLYLGEIALDIEGFDVDAGKRNWLENSIWQKARELVESARGAEDFLEQYFIVNVLFEPLVGELFRSGFVMQVAAAQSDYSSPVLISAAEADYERNLANTVELFALLVRDPVHGEDNRRLLQDWFDEYSPIATQAALDLQPIWSQPRVKSAQFAESYASAINRLQAIVSEIGVFSTQIPMPELQVAEPVE is encoded by the coding sequence ATGTCTGGACGATTGATGGAGCAGGAGCAGAGGTCCGCAGCGGCGGGCGCCAAGACCTTTCCGGGATCGGATAGCCGAGCCTATAATTATTTCGAGCCGAAGGGGCGTCGGGCGACGCATTACGAGGACGTCACCGTTGACGTCCAGCCGGACCCCGAACGCTACCTCCTCCAGAATTGGATCATGTCCTTCGGGGACGGCACGCCGACATACTCGAAGGAGTGGACCGCGCTGAAGAGCAGCGACTGGCAGCTCTATCGCGCGCCCGACCAGGAATGGGAACGGACGCACTATCAACGCCAGTCGACCATCTGCGGCATGATCAAGAACGTAATCGACAACGCACGGCGCGCCGGCGCACCGAGGCGCTTCGACAAGGCGTGGGTGAAAATACTGCAAGATCATCTGGGTGCCTTCAAGCATGCCGAATATGGCCTGGGCACCGCGCTGATGCGCGCGCAGCGCTACGGCTATACCCAAATGGTCAACAACGCGATCCTGACCAACTCGTCCTACAAGCTGCGGCTGGCGCAGGATCTAACGCTCTATCTCGGCGAGATCGCGCTCGACATCGAAGGCTTCGACGTCGACGCCGGCAAGCGCAATTGGCTGGAGAACTCGATCTGGCAGAAGGCTCGCGAACTTGTGGAATCTGCACGCGGCGCCGAGGATTTCCTGGAGCAGTATTTCATCGTCAACGTGCTATTCGAGCCACTGGTAGGCGAGTTGTTCCGCTCCGGTTTCGTCATGCAAGTCGCGGCGGCACAGAGCGACTATTCGTCGCCCGTCCTCATCTCAGCGGCGGAAGCGGATTACGAGCGCAATCTAGCCAATACGGTTGAGCTGTTTGCACTCCTGGTGCGCGATCCCGTGCATGGTGAGGACAATCGGCGCCTGCTGCAGGACTGGTTCGACGAATATTCGCCGATCGCGACCCAGGCGGCGCTCGATCTACAACCCATCTGGTCACAGCCGCGGGTGAAATCCGCGCAGTTCGCCGAATCTTATGCGTCGGCGATCAACCGCCTGCAGGCGATCGTGTCGGAGATCGGCGTCTTCTCGACGCAAATTCCGATGCCGGAGCTGCAGGTCGCCGAGCCCGTCGAATAA